In Struthio camelus isolate bStrCam1 chromosome 13, bStrCam1.hap1, whole genome shotgun sequence, the following are encoded in one genomic region:
- the ZMAT2 gene encoding zinc finger matrin-type protein 2, with the protein MASGSGTKNLDFRRKWDKDEYEKLAEKRLTEEREKKDGKPAQPVKRELLRHRDYKVDLESKLGKTIVITKTTPQSEMGGYYCNVCDCVVKDSINFLDHINGKKHQRNLGMSMRVERSTLDQVKKRFEVNKKKMEEKQKDYDFEERMKELREEEEKAKAYKKEKQREKKRRAEEDLTFEEDDEMAAVMGFSGFGSTKKNH; encoded by the exons ATGGCGTCGGGCAGCGGG actAAGAATTTGGACTTCCGCCGAAAGTGGGACAAAGATGAATATGAGAAACTTGCAGAGAAGCGGctcacagaagagagagaaaagaaagatg GCAAACCAGCTCAGCCTGTCAAAAGGGAACTCCTGCGGCACCGAGACTATAAGGTGGACCTGGAATCGAAGCTGGGGAAGACCATCGTCATCACCAAAACTACCCCTCAGTCAGAGATGGGAGG GTATTACTGTAACGTGTGCGACTGCGTGGTGAAAGACTCCATTAACTTCTTGGATCACATCAATGGCAAAAAAC ACCAGAGGAATCTGGGCATGTCCATGAGAGTGGAGCGTTCCACGCTGGACCAGGTGAAAAAACGCTTTGAGGTGAACAAGAAGAAGAtggaggagaagcagaaagacTATGACTTTGAGGAGAGGATGAAAGAGCTCCGTGAGGAG gaggaaaaggcCAAAGCCTACAAAAAGGAGAAGCAgcgagagaagaaaaggagggcaGAGGAAGACTTGACATTTGAAGAGGACGATGAAATGGCAGCTGTGATGGGTTTCTCTGGTTTTGGTTCAACCAAAAAGAATCACTGA
- the LOC104150470 gene encoding histidine--tRNA ligase, cytoplasmic isoform X1 — protein sequence MLRMQAIGERKLSRSVRLGRKARQSAQVPRRARRLGLECHAEAARGRSRHDVTTGLASASVVGSPARAPRLYGCQEPRDALAVPSPALVRAAAAGSAGGRRGPALKTPKGTRDHLPAHMALRDRLFATVVACFKRHGAAAIDTPALELRETLMGKYGDNSKLIYELQDQGGELLALRYDLTVPFARYLAMNKITNIKRYHIAKVYRRDNPATTRGRYREFYQCDFDIAGQFDPMIPDAECLKIVHEILSELQLGDFLIKVNDRRILNGVFAICGVPESKFITTCSTVDKLDKMSWEDVRSEMLGEKGLSPEAANRIGEYVQLHGGLELIEQLLQDPKLSQNQLAKEGLGDMKLLFEYLTLFGITGKISFDLSLARGLDYYTGVIFEAVLVQQENNHEEEPVSVGSVAGGGRYDGLVGMFDPKGRRVPCVGVSIGIERIFSIMEQRVKASGEKVRTTETQVLVATPQKHLLGARLKLISELWEAGIKAEMLYKKDPKLLKQLQYCEDTGIPLVAIIGEQELTDRVVKLRDVTTREEVNIPREKLADEIRRRLEPCSHAVQSCLTL from the exons ATGTTGAGGATGCAGGCGATCGGCGAACGGAAACTGTCGCGCTCTGTCCGCCTGGGTCGTAAAGCGAGGCAGTCCGCCCAAGTACCAAGGAGAGCCCGCCGCTTAGGCCTAGAGTGCCACGCGGAAGCGGCGCGGGGCCGGTCACGTCACGACGTCACGACAGGTCTAGCCTCAGCGTCTGTGGTTGGCTCTCCGGCCAGAGCGCCGCGTCTCTATGGTTGCCAAGAGCCGCGGGACGCTCTAGCTGTCCCATCGCCTGCTCTG gtgcgggcggcggcggcgggctcggccggcggcAGGCGGGGCCCGGCTCTGAAGACGCCCAAG GGCACCCGCGACCACCTCCCCGCGCACATGGCGCTGCGCGACCGGCTCTTCGCCACCGTCGTGGCCTGCTTCAAGCGGCACGGGGCGGCCGCCATCGACACGCCCGCGCTGGAGCTCCGG GAAACGTTGATGGGGAAGTATGGAGACAACTCAAAGCTCATCTATGAGCTGCAGGAtcagggaggagagctgctggcCCTTCGCTATGACCTGACT GTGCCCTTCGCTCGCTATTTGGCAATGAACAAAATCACCAACATTAAGCGCTACCACATCGCTAAGGTGTACAGGAGGGACAACCcggccacaaccaggggccgctaCAGGGAATTCTACCAGTGC GATTTTGACATTGCTGGCCAGTTCGATCCTATGATTCCTGATGCAGAATGCCTGAAAATAGTGCATGAGATCCTGAGTGAGTTGCAGCTTGGGGACTTTCTCATTAAG gtCAATGACCGACGCATTTTGAACGGTGTGTTTGCCATTTGTGGTGTCCCAGAGAGCAAGTTCATAACCACATGCTCTACCGTGGACAAACTGGACAAG ATGTCGTGGGAGGATGTGAGGAGCGAGATGCTGGGAGAAAAGGGGCTCTCTCCTGAGGCTGCGAATCGCATTGGGGAATATGTCCAGCTCCACG GTGGCCTGGAGCTGATTGAGCAGCTCCTCCAGGACCCAAAGCTATCCCAGAATCAACTAGCCAAGGAGGGGTTGGGGGACATGAAGCTGCTGTTTGAGTACCTGACGCTGTTTGGCATcacagggaag ATCTCCTTCGACCTGAGCCTGGCGCGAGGCCTGGACTATTATACAGGGGTGATCTTTGAGGCCGTCCTGGTACAGCAGGAGAACAACCATGAGGAGGAGCCAGTCAGCGTTGGGAGTGTGGCTGGAGGTGGTCGCTACGATGGGCTGGTGGGGATGTTTGATCCCAAAGGACGGAGGGTGCCCTGTGTGGGAGTCAGCATTGGGATTGAGCGGATCTTCTCCATCATGGAGCAAAGAGTGAAG GCCTCTGGGGAGAAGGTTCGTACGACCGAGACGCAAGTGCTGGTGGCTACACCTCAGAAACACTTACTTGGTGCTAGACTGAAGCTCATCTCTGAGCTGTGGGAAGCAGGCATCAAG GCAGAGATGCTCTACAAGAAGGACCCTAAACTGCTGAAACAGCTGCAGTACTGTGAGGACACAGGGATTCCCCTCGTTGCCATCATAGGAGAGCAAGAGCTGACAGACCGAGTTGTCAAACTGCGAGATGTCACAACAAGAGAAGAG GTCAATATCCCAAGAGAGAAGCTTGCTGATGAGATCAGAAGAAGGCTGGAGCCCTGCAGCCATGCTGTCCAGAGCTGCTTGACTCTGTGA
- the LOC104150470 gene encoding histidine--tRNA ligase, cytoplasmic isoform X2 codes for MALRDRLFATVVACFKRHGAAAIDTPALELRETLMGKYGDNSKLIYELQDQGGELLALRYDLTVPFARYLAMNKITNIKRYHIAKVYRRDNPATTRGRYREFYQCDFDIAGQFDPMIPDAECLKIVHEILSELQLGDFLIKVNDRRILNGVFAICGVPESKFITTCSTVDKLDKMSWEDVRSEMLGEKGLSPEAANRIGEYVQLHGGLELIEQLLQDPKLSQNQLAKEGLGDMKLLFEYLTLFGITGKISFDLSLARGLDYYTGVIFEAVLVQQENNHEEEPVSVGSVAGGGRYDGLVGMFDPKGRRVPCVGVSIGIERIFSIMEQRVKASGEKVRTTETQVLVATPQKHLLGARLKLISELWEAGIKAEMLYKKDPKLLKQLQYCEDTGIPLVAIIGEQELTDRVVKLRDVTTREEVNIPREKLADEIRRRLEPCSHAVQSCLTL; via the exons ATGGCGCTGCGCGACCGGCTCTTCGCCACCGTCGTGGCCTGCTTCAAGCGGCACGGGGCGGCCGCCATCGACACGCCCGCGCTGGAGCTCCGG GAAACGTTGATGGGGAAGTATGGAGACAACTCAAAGCTCATCTATGAGCTGCAGGAtcagggaggagagctgctggcCCTTCGCTATGACCTGACT GTGCCCTTCGCTCGCTATTTGGCAATGAACAAAATCACCAACATTAAGCGCTACCACATCGCTAAGGTGTACAGGAGGGACAACCcggccacaaccaggggccgctaCAGGGAATTCTACCAGTGC GATTTTGACATTGCTGGCCAGTTCGATCCTATGATTCCTGATGCAGAATGCCTGAAAATAGTGCATGAGATCCTGAGTGAGTTGCAGCTTGGGGACTTTCTCATTAAG gtCAATGACCGACGCATTTTGAACGGTGTGTTTGCCATTTGTGGTGTCCCAGAGAGCAAGTTCATAACCACATGCTCTACCGTGGACAAACTGGACAAG ATGTCGTGGGAGGATGTGAGGAGCGAGATGCTGGGAGAAAAGGGGCTCTCTCCTGAGGCTGCGAATCGCATTGGGGAATATGTCCAGCTCCACG GTGGCCTGGAGCTGATTGAGCAGCTCCTCCAGGACCCAAAGCTATCCCAGAATCAACTAGCCAAGGAGGGGTTGGGGGACATGAAGCTGCTGTTTGAGTACCTGACGCTGTTTGGCATcacagggaag ATCTCCTTCGACCTGAGCCTGGCGCGAGGCCTGGACTATTATACAGGGGTGATCTTTGAGGCCGTCCTGGTACAGCAGGAGAACAACCATGAGGAGGAGCCAGTCAGCGTTGGGAGTGTGGCTGGAGGTGGTCGCTACGATGGGCTGGTGGGGATGTTTGATCCCAAAGGACGGAGGGTGCCCTGTGTGGGAGTCAGCATTGGGATTGAGCGGATCTTCTCCATCATGGAGCAAAGAGTGAAG GCCTCTGGGGAGAAGGTTCGTACGACCGAGACGCAAGTGCTGGTGGCTACACCTCAGAAACACTTACTTGGTGCTAGACTGAAGCTCATCTCTGAGCTGTGGGAAGCAGGCATCAAG GCAGAGATGCTCTACAAGAAGGACCCTAAACTGCTGAAACAGCTGCAGTACTGTGAGGACACAGGGATTCCCCTCGTTGCCATCATAGGAGAGCAAGAGCTGACAGACCGAGTTGTCAAACTGCGAGATGTCACAACAAGAGAAGAG GTCAATATCCCAAGAGAGAAGCTTGCTGATGAGATCAGAAGAAGGCTGGAGCCCTGCAGCCATGCTGTCCAGAGCTGCTTGACTCTGTGA